A region of Planococcus sp. MSAK28401 DNA encodes the following proteins:
- the thpR gene encoding RNA 2',3'-cyclic phosphodiesterase, with the protein MSTHYFIGIRIPQKIAEKIGQARDSWELSTHKRLTPPGDMHITLVFIGEDRYGELGEIVERLRQIDQAPFRLQLDGVKTFGNPETPRIVYAALADSPGLMELQQAVEQQLWPLQLSTDPKPFVPHITLASRWKGGELAGNWQLEELEFEVDSFSLFEIHPRETPRYKEIQTYRLKGGA; encoded by the coding sequence ATGAGCACGCATTATTTTATCGGAATTCGGATTCCGCAAAAAATAGCAGAAAAAATTGGGCAAGCGAGAGATTCCTGGGAGCTGTCTACCCATAAGCGTTTAACTCCTCCTGGAGACATGCACATTACCTTGGTCTTTATTGGCGAAGACCGCTATGGCGAATTGGGAGAGATTGTTGAACGTCTCCGGCAAATTGATCAAGCGCCGTTTCGCTTGCAACTCGACGGCGTGAAGACTTTCGGCAATCCTGAAACTCCGCGCATTGTCTATGCTGCGTTGGCTGACAGCCCTGGGTTGATGGAACTTCAACAGGCTGTAGAGCAACAGCTGTGGCCATTGCAACTGTCTACTGACCCGAAACCTTTTGTTCCGCATATTACACTCGCCAGCCGCTGGAAAGGCGGCGAATTGGCAGGGAACTGGCAGCTGGAAGAACTGGAATTTGAGGTTGATTCATTCTCTTTATTCGAAATTCATCCACGGGAAACCCCGCGATACAAAGAAATCCAAACTTATCGATTGAAAGGCGGCGCTTAA
- a CDS encoding pseudouridine synthase → MRIDKLLSNSGFGSRKEVKILLKSKAVEVNGETVRDPKFHVDEKADDVSVAGEPVVYREFIYLMMNKPQGVISATEDRFDETVIDLLTEDEQRFEPFPVGRLDKDTEGLLLITNDGKLAHELLSPKKHVDKTYYAKIDSPVTDEDIEAFKQGVVLDDGYETKPAQLHILRSGDESEIELTITEGKFHQVKRMFESVNKQVVYLKRLSMGMLQLDETLELGEYRELTEDELTKLKQRK, encoded by the coding sequence ATGAGAATCGATAAATTATTGTCGAATTCAGGATTCGGCTCAAGAAAAGAAGTTAAGATTTTACTGAAATCGAAAGCGGTGGAAGTGAACGGCGAAACGGTGCGCGATCCGAAGTTTCACGTTGATGAGAAAGCGGATGACGTATCGGTCGCCGGTGAACCGGTCGTCTACCGGGAGTTTATCTATTTAATGATGAACAAACCGCAAGGCGTCATTTCAGCGACAGAAGACCGCTTCGATGAAACCGTCATCGATTTACTGACGGAAGATGAGCAGCGATTCGAGCCGTTTCCGGTCGGGCGCCTCGATAAAGATACGGAAGGGCTGTTGCTGATCACAAACGACGGCAAATTGGCTCACGAGTTGCTGTCGCCGAAAAAGCATGTCGATAAAACCTATTACGCAAAAATCGACAGCCCCGTAACTGATGAAGACATAGAAGCATTCAAACAAGGCGTCGTGCTCGATGATGGTTACGAAACAAAGCCTGCGCAGCTGCACATTTTACGCAGCGGGGATGAATCCGAAATCGAATTGACCATTACGGAAGGGAAATTCCACCAGGTCAAGCGCATGTTCGAAAGCGTGAATAAGCAAGTGGTGTATTTGAAGCGTTTGTCGATGGGCATGCTCCAATTGGACGAAACGCTTGAGCTTGGGGAATACCGTGAATTGACGGAAGACGAATTAACTAAATTAAAACAAAGAAAATGA
- a CDS encoding DeoR family transcriptional regulator — protein MKPTTDRMLIRIKDMYKYILENGTVTTQDLVDEFGITPRTIQRDLNVLAFNELIKSPVRGKWTTTEKKVKMTS, from the coding sequence ATGAAACCCACAACTGACCGCATGCTCATTCGAATCAAAGACATGTACAAGTACATTCTCGAGAACGGGACTGTGACCACACAGGATCTGGTCGATGAATTCGGCATCACTCCTCGCACCATTCAAAGGGATTTGAATGTGTTGGCCTTTAACGAACTGATAAAAAGCCCAGTTCGGGGCAAATGGACAACGACGGAGAAAAAAGTCAAAATGACGTCCTGA
- the dat gene encoding D-amino-acid transaminase encodes MKWILSNGEIVKEQDLEISKEDRGYQFGDGIYEVIRVYEGDLFTATEHTDRFYASAEKIRITVPYTKDVFHKMLYDLVELNQIDNGQVYVQITRGAAPRNHQFPENAEPVVVGYTKSVERPVTFLKEGVKAVLIEDMRWLRCDIKSLNLLGNVMAKQQAYEEGYFEAILHRGDTVTEGSSSNMYGIKDGVLHTHPATNLILNGITRRVIFELCDELGIDVVETAFTKQQALEMDEFFLSSTTSEVMPVTEISGQKIADGKPGELTRKLQKAFEARIKLGVIS; translated from the coding sequence ATGAAATGGATTTTGTCTAACGGCGAGATTGTAAAAGAACAGGATTTGGAGATTTCAAAAGAAGACCGCGGGTATCAGTTCGGCGACGGCATTTATGAAGTCATCCGCGTTTATGAAGGGGATCTGTTCACGGCAACGGAACACACCGACCGTTTCTATGCCAGTGCAGAGAAAATCCGCATTACGGTTCCTTACACAAAAGACGTATTTCATAAGATGCTCTACGACTTGGTTGAACTGAATCAGATCGACAACGGTCAAGTGTATGTTCAAATTACCCGGGGAGCGGCTCCTCGAAATCATCAATTCCCGGAAAATGCAGAGCCGGTTGTGGTCGGTTACACGAAATCGGTCGAACGCCCTGTGACATTCCTGAAAGAAGGTGTGAAAGCGGTCTTGATTGAAGACATGCGCTGGTTGCGCTGCGACATCAAGAGCTTGAACTTGCTTGGCAATGTTATGGCGAAACAACAGGCTTATGAAGAAGGTTATTTCGAAGCGATTCTTCACCGCGGCGATACGGTAACGGAAGGTTCATCGTCGAATATGTACGGCATCAAAGACGGTGTTCTCCATACCCATCCAGCGACCAACTTGATCTTGAACGGCATCACGAGACGCGTCATATTTGAGCTATGCGACGAATTGGGGATAGACGTAGTGGAGACGGCGTTCACGAAGCAGCAAGCACTTGAGATGGATGAATTTTTCCTGTCATCCACGACTTCCGAAGTCATGCCGGTCACTGAGATTTCCGGTCAGAAAATTGCGGATGGCAAGCCTGGCGAATTGACGCGCAAACTGCAAAAAGCTTTTGAAGCGCGTATTAAATTGGGCGTTATTTCCTGA
- the pepV gene encoding dipeptidase PepV yields MDWQQEAERRKEELLSELQELIAIPSVLNEDGNPGAPYGKEVREALDWFLEKGERAGFKVKNVDNVAGHLETGEGDELLGILGHVDVVPAGDGWTKDPFGGEIADGKLFGRGAIDDKGPTIAAWLALKMVKDAGFEFKRRVRLIIGTDEESGFRCVERYFQTEEMPDIGFAPDADFPIINAEKGIADLQYTLGSAKTGELLEFTSGERTNMVPDRAVAKLALESGEIDATFQKFCEMEKVSGDCTSSADGAVLTVYGKSAHAMEPDAGVNAGIVLAKFLQDKVTGDGSEFVRFIADYFSGDSRGRKLGLSFSDDASGDTTFNAGIMRFKAGERADVRVSMRYSVSCPFDELMAGHQIEGIKVDIVSNSQPHHVDAADPFIQTLQQAYEKQTGEPADLLAIGGGTYARVLDKGVAFGMLFPGEPDVAHQADEFVDIDNLVKATAIYAEAIYQLACK; encoded by the coding sequence ATGGATTGGCAGCAGGAAGCAGAGCGGCGTAAAGAAGAATTGCTCAGTGAATTGCAGGAGTTGATCGCAATTCCGAGCGTATTAAACGAAGACGGAAATCCTGGCGCTCCTTACGGAAAAGAAGTGCGAGAAGCGCTCGATTGGTTTTTGGAAAAAGGAGAGCGTGCAGGGTTTAAGGTGAAAAATGTCGATAACGTGGCAGGGCATCTGGAGACCGGAGAAGGTGATGAACTTCTCGGAATTCTTGGCCACGTGGATGTCGTGCCGGCTGGAGACGGTTGGACAAAAGACCCGTTTGGCGGCGAGATCGCCGACGGGAAATTGTTCGGGCGCGGGGCCATCGATGATAAAGGCCCGACAATCGCTGCATGGTTGGCGCTGAAAATGGTCAAGGATGCAGGATTCGAGTTCAAGCGTCGAGTCAGGTTAATCATCGGCACTGACGAGGAAAGCGGCTTCCGCTGCGTGGAGCGTTATTTCCAAACAGAGGAAATGCCGGATATCGGATTTGCGCCGGATGCGGATTTCCCAATCATCAATGCGGAAAAAGGCATCGCGGACCTCCAGTACACGCTTGGATCTGCAAAAACCGGTGAATTGCTGGAATTTACTTCAGGTGAACGGACCAATATGGTGCCGGACCGTGCGGTGGCAAAGCTAGCACTGGAAAGCGGCGAGATTGATGCGACCTTCCAGAAATTTTGCGAAATGGAAAAAGTGTCGGGCGACTGTACGTCGTCTGCTGACGGCGCCGTGTTGACTGTATACGGCAAATCGGCCCATGCCATGGAACCCGACGCAGGCGTCAACGCGGGCATTGTGCTCGCGAAATTTTTGCAAGATAAAGTTACGGGAGACGGTTCTGAGTTCGTCCGCTTTATCGCCGATTATTTCAGCGGCGATTCCAGAGGCCGAAAGCTCGGACTCTCGTTTTCGGATGATGCGTCCGGTGACACGACATTCAATGCCGGCATCATGCGGTTCAAGGCGGGAGAGCGTGCCGATGTACGCGTCAGCATGCGCTATTCCGTCAGCTGCCCATTTGATGAATTGATGGCAGGACATCAAATAGAAGGCATTAAAGTGGATATAGTATCCAATTCGCAGCCGCATCATGTGGATGCAGCCGATCCGTTTATTCAAACACTGCAGCAGGCTTACGAGAAGCAAACCGGCGAGCCGGCAGACTTATTGGCGATCGGTGGCGGCACTTATGCACGCGTGCTTGATAAAGGCGTCGCTTTCGGGATGTTGTTTCCGGGAGAACCTGATGTCGCGCATCAAGCCGATGAATTCGTTGATATTGACAATTTGGTAAAAGCAACAGCGATATATGCAGAAGCCATTTATCAATTGGCTTGCAAATAA